The Canis lupus familiaris isolate Mischka breed German Shepherd chromosome 27, alternate assembly UU_Cfam_GSD_1.0, whole genome shotgun sequence genome window below encodes:
- the EMP1 gene encoding epithelial membrane protein 1 gives MLVLLAGIFVVHIATVIMLFVSTIANVWVVSDFTKASVGLWKNCTSDGCDDVLSYASEDALKAVQAFMILSIIFSLISLVVFVFQLFTMEKGNRFFLSGATMLVCWLCIMVGVSIYTHHYANGQGTQYQSSHHGYSFILTWICFCFSFIIGVLYLVLRKK, from the exons ATGTTGGTACTACTGGCTGGTATCTTTGTGGTCCACATCGCCACTGTCATCATGTTATTTGTCTCCACCATTGCCAAT GTCTGGGTGGTTTCAGATTTTACAAAAGCATCAGTAGGTCTTTGGAAAAACTGCACCAGTGATGGCTGTGATGATGTCCTGTCCTATGCCAGTGAAG ACGCCCTCAAGGCAGTGCAGGCCTTCATGATCCTCTCCATCATCTTCTCCCTCATCTCCCTCGTGGTCTTTGTGTTCCAGCTCTTCACCATGGAGAAAGGAAACCGCTTCTTCCTATCCGGGGCCACCATGCTGGTGTGCT gGCTGTGCATTATGGTCGGAGTATCCATCTATACTCATCATTATGCCAATGGTCAGGGAACTCAGTACCAGAGCAGTCACCACGGCTACTCCTTCATCCTGACCTGGATCTGCTTCTGCTTTAGCTTCATCATTGGCGTTCTCTATCTAGTCCTGAGAAAGAAATAA